A window from Aneurinibacillus sp. REN35 encodes these proteins:
- the cobK gene encoding precorrin-6A reductase: protein MSKTILFLAGTSDARELALQVRQAGYSLLTTVVTDSAAKSMEEVGLPVRIGRMNTEEIAHLIKTEGFDAVIDASHPFAEEASRNALNGAKDAEVPYIRYERASVEDRVHPLITTVSDYVEAADLAAQHTGVVMLTTGSKTLQIFAERLIGLPDVRLIARMLPRKDNMEKCEQLGVEQKNIVAIQGPFTKELNAALYKQYGVTMMITKESGKVGSVDEKLEAALELGIPTIMIARPKIEYGTVFSEFHQVITGLCEKLGEAEKDGLSYRV, encoded by the coding sequence TAGCAGGTACGAGTGATGCGAGAGAATTGGCGCTTCAGGTTCGGCAAGCCGGCTATTCACTTCTGACGACGGTGGTGACGGACAGTGCGGCAAAAAGCATGGAGGAAGTAGGACTTCCCGTGCGGATTGGCCGAATGAATACAGAGGAGATTGCGCATTTGATTAAGACAGAAGGCTTCGATGCGGTGATTGATGCCAGCCATCCATTTGCAGAAGAGGCATCACGCAATGCATTGAACGGGGCGAAGGATGCAGAAGTGCCTTATATCCGCTATGAACGCGCCTCTGTAGAGGATAGAGTGCATCCGCTCATTACGACCGTCTCGGATTACGTCGAAGCGGCAGATCTGGCAGCACAGCATACAGGGGTTGTCATGCTGACGACCGGGAGTAAGACATTGCAGATTTTTGCGGAGAGGCTCATCGGGCTTCCCGATGTAAGATTGATCGCCCGTATGCTGCCTCGTAAGGACAATATGGAGAAGTGTGAGCAGCTAGGCGTTGAGCAGAAGAACATCGTTGCCATTCAAGGGCCGTTTACCAAGGAGCTGAATGCCGCGTTGTACAAGCAGTATGGTGTGACGATGATGATTACAAAGGAGAGCGGAAAAGTCGGCTCCGTAGATGAGAAGCTGGAGGCGGCGCTTGAGCTGGGCATTCCGACCATTATGATTGCGCGGCCAAAAATCGAATACGGCACCGTATTTTCCGAGTTTCATCAAGTGATTACAGGCTTGTGCGAAAAATTGGGGGAGGCAGAAAAAGATGGACTTTCATACAGAGTTTAA